The nucleotide sequence GATTAACCCTAGTCCAATGACGGAATCTAATGCATCTAGTGACCCAAGCTCTTTCTCAAAGATTTCCTTCTTGTTGCAAACGTATCTTGTTATCTGTTTATCTATCAGTAAGTTAAACCATGATCAGAAATGTCATCAGAATCTCCATAGTTTAGATTTTGCTATGGAATTCTTTTCAACCTGGTGATTCGAAGGACGTCTTAGAAGATTAAGAAATTGAATTTTAACTCAGTTTTCAAATATCTTTCTTTACATTAATTGAAATGGAAAGAGCATCACATATAGAAAAGTCTGACCGGTCAAAGATCAACAGAAAACATGATGGGAGCAACCAATTTATAGTATTATCTAAGTGgggaaaaaaaagattttgcataaAATGTTGACTATACCTGACTGAAATTTCCAATATTTGCAGCAACATGGCTAAAATTTTCCCACATCTGCCAGCTGTCTCGTCTGCAAAAGGTAAAAAAGGCTACATGAAATACTCCGAGATCAACAAGATGATAACACCAACCTTGGTCCAAAAGAGGAGAGAAGATGGCTTTGCAAAGTGGTACTACATGATTTTACTAAGTGCATATTCTCCCATTCCTATGGTACAATGGGAAGGAAGTGAAGAAGGATATACCTACATGTTTATGTCCAATTCTGGATGGGTTTGAAACTGGGTTtttgtggttgaaaatgtgatgtCCGTGTGTGTgtgcgtttttttttttttttttttttgggaggggGGTGAAAAGCTAGGCTGGATGAGAAAGTGTAAGATAAATACACATGCacaccaaaagaaaaaaataaaatatgaaatgtaGGGGGGAGATAGCAGGAAGTTAGTACTTCAGCTTCAAGGCTTCCTTAAATGCAATGAAAGCTTCCTTGTTTTTCTTCTTAACCATATGCCTGCATAGCAAAAAACCGAACACGtgaaaaaaataaataggaaTAGAAGTAAAAGATATTATGACGATTTCCAAGGACAAAGAAGTAAGGCAAGCAGAATCCACTTTAATCTGCAAAGAGGTATCAGTATACAGCATACCCCCTTGGCCCTGTAGTCCAACTCTATCAAGGTAAaggtttctttttcttctcatagCTTGTGGAATACCCTTTACACTGGATTTCTTCCTCCATTTAACATCCTTCAGTAGACTAGAATTAAAATAAACATCTTGCTTTCCTCCGCCCATTACGTATTTAACTAATATTATTGCTATTACAGTAgtttaaaaatttataagttaaaaaggaaatcaaaaaagGAGACAAGTTCTATCtcaaaaagaaaatgtttataaACATTATGATCTTGCTCTTCAAGAGATACTTATATCAGATGACCTTCATAGATGAGTTGGTTTAATATTTTAGCCACGATTCCAGTTGCTTAATAGTTCACTCTTTCGGGTAGCAAATGATGAAGTTGCATAGCTAGCCCAAAAGCCAGAGCACGATAAAAAACACTCCAAAGGTTGGATGAAATTTGGTGAAGTTCTAGGCTAGCTGCAATATTCTTCAAGAATCTAATTCTtggaaaaagtaaaaaagaaagttgaagaagaaaaagaaccaGCTGATACTACTAATTTCTTGCCTGTACGTGGAGGAGGTTGCTGAAGAAGATGATTCAACTATGTTTTACTAAGACATCCTATACAAACAACTAGCTACTATACAGAGTGCCTTCCTTGCTTCTCTTTACAAGTGTTGTTTAACTTATTTTTAACTTATTTGCTGAACTGGAAAACTGACCAATCTATAAATGATTTTTGGTCCCACAAATAAATGGTTTCACTAGTTGATTTCCTAAAATACAGCAAACCAATGCAACTGACACGGGGCATCAGACTTATAAATTTCCTAAATGCAAGGGTGAAGAACTCACAGGCAAGCAATATTATTCCAAGCCTCTCCATTTTCAGGATCAAGCTGAACAGCACGTGTAAACCCATCCAGTGCCTTCTCAACATCTCTAGCCTGTAGTGTTCCAGATGAAGTCAGAAATAATTTAGTGGATACATGCCAAAAGGAAGGAGAAACTAACGCTACATAGCATCATGTGCAATTCCTTACATACAGCTTAGAGCCATGAGCGATCAAGACCAACATACAAACGAAAAACAGACCTTTAAAGCAGCAGCACCAAGTGCAAACCATCCATCTGGGTACATAGAATTCATTGCCATTGCAGATTCCCTGAAAACAAAGGAAATAAAGATCAAATCAGTGGATAAGTAGAAgcaaattaattaatatttaatgaTTATTAAGTGAAAGAAAGCACGCAGTAAGCCAACCATAGATCTTTTGACTTCTGGTACTCCCCCCTGTTGTATGCACTACGGGCAAGAGAACGCTGTTCCAAGAAGATTTTGGAGTCCAAAGAAAAATTTAGAAGATCAATTATGAAAGGAAAATAGAAAAACACTTGCAATCACTAAGGTAGGTAACAAGAGACTTGGTTTCACCTGTGCTCGAGCAGACTTATTCCCTGACACTTCCTGGGCTTTCTCATAGCATTTATCATCATTTGTAACATCTCCAAGGGAACACCTAAAGGAGAAGCAATCGGTATTATACAGCATAATTAATACCCAAACATAAAACAAATATGGTTAAagtatattataattttttttaaatgcgAATAGAGATCAGGGTTAAGTATAAAAACGGAAAACAGTGCAGCTAACAAATACAAATGAATTCAATGTAATGCATGGAAAGGAAGATGACCAGCAAACAAATAATGCAAAAGCTTCTTCAGCAAAGACCACTTTCTTGTAATTTCAAAATGATGCATCTCATAATCGTAAAAAGTCCTTTGTTTGGTGGCTGAGATAAGGAAAGATTATAACAGTGTGAGGAGACTGTGGATGGAAGATTATAATGCTGTTGGAATGTAGTGAGGTAAATATTGATAGGAATGCAATTTTTAGAAAGGGAAGTAATGAGTAATATGATCTTATTTATTAGTAATGTTGTGATTAGAATTCGGGACCAACTTCTGTAACCAAATGAGGGGATAACAATCTCACCTCTTGCTATCCCCAATAAGTACAACTTAACTTAACACGAAATAATTTGTTATCACTTTCTCCATCAGTAGCATGCAAACAAATGTGCTAAGAGTCTAAATTCACCAAACAAACCTTTCAACATATGGGCAGAATTTTTAGCATAAACAAACATGGGCAGTTACTCAAATAGTAAAAGACTTCTCCTCTTACTACAAAAGGATAGTTGATTTGTCAGTCTCGCACAATAAGTCCTAACTCAAGTTTAAAGCACAAAAAAGTTCTCAAAACACTACAGCATTATCATAGTACAAAAATTTTGCTCTGCATCTCTGGATATGCAGTAACTTTGGAGATTTAGAGGGGTATCACATTATCTCATGCTGTATGTCATAAAATACTGTGGAAAGgcaaaactaaattaaaaaaagGTAAAGGATCAATACCTTGATCTCATAGTCATGGGTTTTTGAAAAACTTTTCGAATACATTGGTTAATTTTTCTAATTGAAAGATACTTCGTGGGTTCAAGATGAACATGTTTATCACAGACATTCTACCACGTAAAACCACTTTGAGGAAACAAAGCGCTTCTAATGGATGCCAAAAAACCTGTGGCAGCTTATTGGACTATTGAAAAAAAAAGCCCTTGAATCATACAAGTAAATTTTTCATGATAAAAGTGGATGGTTATTGCGTATCACCAAAATTTTAGACCTCCTGCTCTCCAAAATCAAGCACTTCATACCTTGTAATAGCACAAAAAATGCACCTAATTTCATCTGATGACGAAGAATTCCATTTCCCAAGCTAGAGGAAAATCAACACAAGAAACAGGAAAAGCAGTTAAAATGACAAAGCGAAGGTGGAGTTTTTTTCAATATACCATAATCTAGGGTCACATGGTCTTTCGGATAACTGAGCTTTGATCAGTTCAACAGCTGCCGCTTTCTTCTCCATTAGCCTACAAGATTTAAACATTATTTTCAGATGAAACTGCACAGAACCACAGGTAACAGCCATGTTTTGAGAATTTCAATAGTACCTATAACAGTATATTAAGTTATCCCAAAGCTCAAGCTCCTCATACACTTTAACAGCTTCTCCTATCAAACCACAGCTCACTAGTAGATCTCCATACTCCCTGAACAATAACTGATTGCACTTGTTAACCCAATGTATCTAATTATGAGATGACATTGTTTATGCAAATATAATACCTAGCAAAACTAAAATGAAGAATATCAGAAGAAAAAGTATATAGAATGTCTAttctatatttcttttttttgtttgttttgttaggTAAATGATATTGTTAACGATGGGAAAACTCCCATATACAAAAGGTAGACCAAGAAGTAGAGAATCTACAACAAAACATGATTCCCATTTCTCTACGAAAGACACCCAATCATCTATAAAAGTAGGAATCTCAAGGGTGCACCAAACAGCAACTACCACAGCTAGTGTGACAATTTACTAGTTGCTTTTGCACCAAGTGCACAAGTTGGTTTTCCTATAAGGGATTAAAATTGATGGCCTTCAAAAAACTGCCACATACTCAGCAATAAGTAACATTGCATGTAAATGAAGAGTCATTTGAGCAAAACCAAGTAAATTTGGATAGGCAGAAGAGCAACTTTACTTGCGCAATGAAGGAACTGTAGGGATATTAACTCCAAAACAACAATGCATCCTTTGTGTAGCTCCAGGGGAAGGATCACATATTCCCTGAACCTGAGACTCAAATAAGAATCTTATAACACAATTAAAAATATTCTTGCTGCAAAAAGCAAGACCCAAATGGAATAACTAATGAGCATCGAATGAAATTCGAAATCAATCTGCTTTCATCAACTTGAATTAACCATTGGGCCAACCCGGTGGGTTCGGAATGAATTTGCTTTCATCAATTTACATATACTGATCCATTTGTGGTGCTCCATTTTATTTTCTCCTCGACAGATTAGATCTAAAGCAGGAAGTATAATCCCTTAACGTCTCTAGGACTTACCAGTTTATCCATCATAAGTAATGCACGCTGCTTCGTACGACTACGAGTTGATTCCCATCGAATGCGTAATATATCGCACAAATGTTGTAGCTGGATGAAAAGAGAAATATTTGAGTCAGTTAGCATTCCATCATAATGGCATAAATCTCGGTACGTAAATCAAGTACAATACAAATCCTGGAAAGAGAACGACCACATAGAAGCAAATTGAGAAGCACCAGCAAGATGATGATGCAATACACAAAGATGACTGTAAATCTGATTACCACTTATACATACTTTTACAGGAACTGCAACACTAACTAAAGCAGCTGTATATCCTTTTGAAGTTAAACTGAGAAAAAAAAGAATTGGTTGGGGCAGCAGGAGCCAGGGAGCCAAAAATAAAGGAGGAGGAGGGAGGTAAACTAAATTGGTCTTCCATCCTCAAGTTTCCTATCTCATTTTGCTACTGAGAACAATAACTTTTAGAAGACAACCAAAGGAAGCTATTAAAGCATTGCCGCCAAGAAAATACAATTCAGGTCTCAGTCACTTCACTTATTACTTTTTGCAAGCCCTCTATCAATGCCAGTAAGAAGTTCTCCATTTCTACTTACTAAAAAAAGAACAAATACAAAATAAGTGTTCCATAACTATCAGGCCACTCTACTTCACGGCTTGGATGGATTAAGCTTTGTAAACAAGTATTATAGTTTCTCATAATACttgtttacaaaaaaaaagtttattGTTCTTGTATAGGTTTTGCATAGAAGCGAGTCAGGAACCCCCTGGTGCCCTTGGTAACACCATCTTTGATTTGCCAACTTTAAATATTAGAAGGATACAActttctcaacaaaaaaaaaaagtttcttgTTCTTGTATAAGTTTTGCATAGAAGCAAGTCAGGAACCCCCTGGTGCCCTTGGTAACACCATCTTTGATTTGCCAACTTCAAATATTAGAAGGATACAATGTATGCTAAAAAGGTAAAACCAGCTAGATTCAAAATGTGGAGTGTAATTTTGAATGTGATGTTTCAATTAAAGCAATTTGAATGCCAAATGAAGAACAAAATGCTAGAATTAAACGGGGTAAACCTCACCGTAAAAAGTGATGACTTCTGGGAATCAATTGCCTCAATATAAGGAGCCATCTCCCACCCTGAAACAAGCACATGCATGAGTAACCAAGCTTTATAAAGTAAATTTAGATCTCCCCACATATCATCATACACAAGTTTCATATATACTTTCGACCACTTTTCAGGTAGGAATACTTGGGAATTGGAAATCCAGAGAGGTATATTTGTCTTTAACCATTCTTTTCTCAGCAGCTTGTTAACTTGCCAATGCTCTTAGTGATGTTCCAAGCAGTGATTAAAAAAGCGCTCGCTTCCTCGCTTTAAGCGAGAAGCAAAGCGAGGCGTGAAGGGCAGCGCTTCAGGTAATAGAAGCGACTCTGGTACGAAAAAGCAACCGCTTCTCTGGAAAAAGCGAGAAGCGGTGAAGAAAGAAGAAGCGTTAGGCGTCCGcttctatttttaaaattaactCAAGCCGTATTTTATTAAAACGAGGTTTCTAAAACGTAAACACTGTCTGGACTTCTTCAACAGCAGCAAGACTAGGGTTTTTCTTCAACAACAGCAGcgacttcttcttctcttcttcatcaacttctgatttctaaaataatctcaaagcagttgtttttcttcttcttcaacagtaCAGGTATGTTCTGCTTCTGCACTTTTGATTTTCagtcttcctcttcttcttcttctttttcttcttcttttttttctttttctttctaaacgTCCAAAAAGCGGCGAAATGCTAGCGAATTTTTTCCAGAAAATTTCTGCCCAAttaattgaagtattgaacatttgcttacaattacatgtgttgtctatgcagtatttattttaattttttttttaaattccgcttcacttaaaaaaagcgagcgcttcgcttctcgcttctcGTGAAATGGGGGTTGTCGCTTTTACTTgcttcacgctcttcacaacactgCTTCCAAGGTTCTTGCTATGTGCTTACTTCAGACAAAGAGAGGAGAGCAATGACTTTCTTCTTGAGTGCAATCAAGTAAAgattatttcatttcatttcctttcttctttagaaaccaattttttttataaagtaaGATTTAGACTCCTAAACCAGTCTCTTATCTCAGCTGCATTATATCCTTTATAGTCCATACTAATGCAAttggtcagcaagtattgaattTACTACAGTTTCAAATATCAATTAACATCAGAAATTTTAGTGTGATATATTAATAGAACGTAGTGTAAGTTGTACAGAAAAGGAATGGTTTTAACCATTTTGAAGTGTCCCAAAGCAGAAGGGGGTAACAAATTTCCCAAAGGAATATGTTTCACATTATCTGAAACAATGCCCTTCAATAGTCCTTCTTTAAGCTAATCAGATTGCAATGTAACTTTTTGTATAATCAAACAAAGCAACAGGAAAACAAAAGAACATTGAAATAGGGATTCGTTATAATAGTCAGGAAGCTTACTTTGCAATTCATCACCCCGAGCTCTCTTCTCAATAGAAAGACATTGTGCTAAAATTACTGCTTGCTGAGTTGGCTTTAACTGCATAGACGCTATACTGTGATTTTGAGCACCTTGTGCACTGTCTTCGGAACTTTTATCATCTCCCAAGAATCTGGGGGTCATCAATATGTCTGAAGTTTCATGAGTTTCACTGGGATGTTGAGGAACAGCATTTTCAACACTGGTAGAAACCTTATTTTGGAACTCATTTCCAAGCGAAGCACTACCATCACCGGCATCCACGCTACCCACAAGGAGGAGTTGTGCTTTTGGTTCCGCCTGTTTTACCAGCGCAACCATTGAGTATATGGCTACAAAGAAAAACTCTTCCAATCATTGTGATCAATGATCACCAAATATTTCCAAATGGCACGTGACAAAACATACCTGATGTACCGTACGGAAGCCCAAAGCCCCACTTAGCGAAAAATTAAGTCTGGATGTTGCTGCAGCTGATTCAATATGCACCCTAATACACAAATCATATCAGGGAGGAACTAATATCACGCTTCCAGATAAGCAGAAACGTTACACTTTTGAGAAGATTCATCATACAAGAGGATTACATGAGATGAGATCATTGATTATTGCACAAACAAATCAAATATGCATGGACCAAAATAAGAGTGACAGGGATAAAGGAAAAATATGGGTAAGAAATGCAGCTAGATGTGCCAATAATATCATATAGTGAAACTAATTCAACATTGAAACAGGAAACTATGCTGCTACAACAGAAGATAAATGGCCAACCGACATGTCACAGAGATAAGCAGCTAAGAAGAACAATCAGATTATGTTACTCTTTGGCCTTTTGATGTTTCCATCCCAAGTGTGATTCATTGGATACAGATCAGCTGTCAAGTGTACGGAACTAAAAGACTTTAGACTTGTAAAGGATATGTTGGACTTGTTGAATGTGATGAGGCTGTAATGTAAAACAAGTCCAATTTTCTTGTAATTTCCAAACAGTAATATCTTAGCACTGAATATCAATAAaatcttcttttaaaaaaaaaaaaaggacaactCAATGAAAAGGAAGAAAACCAATAAACCTAACGAAAAAAGACCGATATAGCTGAAAACAAAGATAATTGATAAACAACAGCACCACTAGAAGATCCATATTACAGCAAAACTAAATAAAGCCTCACATGCATTCATCCGTCAAACAACTGAATACATATCATGCAACTACGATGAGTTGAGTTTTTTTCCATCTTTTTATCTCTGTTTATAGACTGAGAAGAGTATCGAAGGTGActtgaataagaaaaatgaaatcaTCAGTAACTTTGGATGGGCAAACCATGGAAAATGACCCAGGTATGCCCAGTTATAGATTTGTGACTGAAAGTACCATAAAAGTTTCTTCATCAAATAGCTAACCTTGAAGCATCAACTCGTCCATAGGTAAGTTCCATTATTCCTGCCTCCAAATGAAGCATAGATACAATAGTCAAAACATCCTCTTCTGATATCAGAGAAGCCCAATAATCTTTTACTTTCTCCAGTGAACCAATATGTTGCAAACTTTCACGCGTGAATACTTGCAATAGGTCAAACAAAGAAGACGAGCGATCGTCTAACAACTTCTGTTGAATGATTAACAGCCTAGCTAACCACCATGAGATGCTTCTGGCTCCATCCATCCCCGAGTCGCTTCCTTCTGACAAAATATCTTTCGTCCTCATAAGCAGTATCTTGGCAAAGGTTATATACTACAGAAGGAGGACCAAAGGGGgaggaaaatgaaaaggaaaactTTGGCATCAACTCACTGGTGTATGCAATAAGAAAAATTGGCTAATAAGGAAACCAGACGTCCGTGTAAGCATTTATTACACAAAGCATACATACAGATATGTTAATTCAAAAAACTACGCATAACATGGATGGATACCTTTCTAATAGGTAAATAAGGATTTAAGTTTGCCCCCATAACATGGATGGATACTTGACAGAAATTATACTTCTCCATATCATTTTACATTGTCAAGACTAGGGAGTTGATCCCGTAGAAATGAATTTAAATACCCTACTATTACCTCTATGCAATGAAAGTTTTGAGAGTAGAGTTTGGTACGAAAAGGTACTGTTTAATAAACGGTTCAAGCAGCGCATGCCACCAATTATTACTTCCATAATTCCATTCACACACTATTCTGTATTTCGCACCTATTTTAGGTGTACATGTCTTCTCTTTCATATGAATCAAGTTACAATCATTATAATCAATTGTCTCTTTTTCTTCCTTGTTATCTCAATGGTTCTGTCAAGATGGAATATAGACTTACTTTTTACTTTTTATATATTGTTTCAAATACGTAAAGTAATCTGAAACACAAGCAGATAATAAAACTTTTCATCCCATTTACAACTTTCAGCTTACTAATGACAAACGATAAATAGGCATTTAATTTCCAGAAATATCACCACTTATTCATGCTCACAAGAATTTTGGCAAGTTGATACGCGATGAAAGCAATTTTACCTGCAGATTCAAAAATTTGGCGCGCAAGTCAGAACCAGCTGACATTAACTCCTTTTGTGCCCACGCTTCCCATTCTAACCAACCACTAGAAGCATTGGTCAACTCTTCTTCACCAAAAGTTATTGCACCTAACGGCATTGGCGGCAACTTCATCATTGGCCTATAATAACAATAAGGTAAGACACTGAATAACACGCAAAAAgtaagttcataaagcttggcaGATACACCACCAAGATGTTAATCCAGACATCAAAAGGTTGATAATAGTACTCATCCATCACATTTTAATCATCCTTCATACCATTCAAAAGGTTAAGAACATTCTTGTCTAATTGTAATCTTTTACATAAATCTCTCATtggcttttttttcttttttggattaAGTAAATCTCTCATTGCCGTTTAAacaatctttttatttattttcaacaGATATTTAATCATCCTTCATACCGTTCAAAGTCGACCTTATTCTTATATAATTGTGATCTTTTACACAAATCTCTCACTGTTTTAgagttttcttcatttcttttaacGAAAATAATTTTAATCTCAACATACATTCAAAATAAATGTCTCAAGCTAGATCAAAAACTAATCAAGTCAACCATTGGAAACATTACTAGGTAATATAAAATGGAAGAGATGGACTAACTATATTACTCAAAAACATTCTGATGTCTTTTGGTTCAATTCCTTTTTTCATGTGTGTGGCCGGGGGGGTCACATAAAAAGAAAGGCACGTGCATCCACTGCTTCAAACTGGGCACATACGTATAtaaagtgtgtgtgtatataaatgaattttttttgttaGGTTGATAAAAGGCATCTGCAAATATGCGGGTACACTCATAATCTCAAAACTTGGAGCGCACACATTTATATAATGAAAATTTCGATAATTTGAAACTTATGGTCGAGAACAAGTATATGATATTTGTGTAGCTATAAATCAATCTCATTTAGGGTAAAATGAAAAGtctaaagttgaattgtttcAAAATTTAGAAAGGTAACATTATCGCATAAATTGGGACATAGAGACTAACCCAGTAATGTTAGACTGAGTAAAAGCAAGCAGAGCTGCAACAGCAACTGCCATGACAAGAACTGCTTTATACAACTTGCTCAGAAAGCTATTAAAAACAGAATCTTTTTCAACCCCGTCTTCTTTATTCAGAAACAAAGTCACACATTGGGGAACAAATTCTGAGTAAAACAACTCAGCTTTTTCTGAAGAATAATTGAGCTGATTATGAATTAAAGGTTGTGAGGAGAAAATGGATTTAGCGGCATCAGAAGAGAGTGCGCTTGTGTATTCACCCGATTCGATTAGTTCGAGAATTTGTTCAATGAGGGTGTGGAGGTGAGACAAATAAGGGGTGGATAGGGGTTGAtgagggggtgggggtggggttgaGGGTGGAAGAGAGCAACGAAGAAGACGGAGTTCGAGAGCACGGAGAGATGAGAGTTGGGAGTGTTGTTGTTCTGCCATGGCTGCTGAAGAAAGGTGGAGTTTTTTTGGAGGGTTTATGCAGAGGTTTTTGTGTTGAAAGGGAGGAGACCGAGCCTTCTATTTttgtctctctttttttctttcttttttgtgggTCTGTTgtactattcttttttttttaactttttcttttttctattacATAATACATGgcgcaaagaaaaagaaaaaaaatacagaatTGGTCGGAAACGGGAGAATGAGATTTTACTACAAAATGACTTCAGAATTCATTACAAATATAAGGCAAATATACACTTTACTTGCatgtataaaaattaaaattgtatGGGTCGAATTTGGACGGCCACGATCGAAACCAAGTGTGGCAGAGAGCGAGGTCCATGCGATGTCGCTTCTTGAGGATCGTCGTGATAAACGAAACGACAATCGACAGTGGCTAGCGAACGCACGCCGTTTGTAATCGTATTGGCGTGATAGAAAGCAATGGGAATATGCTTTTGGAATATTcttcatgttgtacttttttCTTTTGAGATTAAGAAGGGAGATTGTCCCTCTGTAAAAACGGGGAACACTAATGAGATCAAAATACGATTTTTACTTGAAACTAAATATTTGTTGCAAAATCTCTCTACATTCAAGGCGATCATATTGATAATTTGTTGTTCTTCTTGACATATTGTTCATCTTACTCATCTTTAGCATCTTTCAAGCTAGGTCTTATTATACTTGGATGGGATTTACCCCATCAACTTTCttaattgatttaataaaaaaggtttcaatatcttttggtcaaataatttggcgccgtctgtggggatttctttagCTAAGATCTTAGTCTCATCTAGATTCTTGGAAGGGATAACCACCTCTTCCTAGATTTGTCTAAACTAACAATGGCAGGGAAAGGAGATACAAGCCTGAAAGCG is from Nicotiana tabacum cultivar K326 chromosome 18, ASM71507v2, whole genome shotgun sequence and encodes:
- the LOC107799860 gene encoding uncharacterized protein LOC107799860 isoform X2, yielding MDGARSISWWLARLLIIQQKLLDDRSSSLFDLLQVFTRESLQHIGSLEKVKDYWASLISEEDVLTIVSMLHLEAGIMELTYGRVDASRVHIESAAATSRLNFSLSGALGFRTVHQAEPKAQLLLVGSVDAGDGSASLGNEFQNKVSTSVENAVPQHPSETHETSDILMTPRFLGDDKSSEDSAQGAQNHSIASMQLKPTQQAVILAQCLSIEKRARGDELQRWEMAPYIEAIDSQKSSLFTLQHLCDILRIRWESTRSRTKQRALLMMDKLVQGICDPSPGATQRMHCCFGVNIPTVPSLRKEYGDLLVSCGLIGEAVKVYEELELWDNLIYCYRLMEKKAAAVELIKAQLSERPCDPRLWCSLGDVTNDDKCYEKAQEVSGNKSARAQRSLARSAYNRGEYQKSKDLWESAMAMNSMYPDGWFALGAAALKARDVEKALDGFTRAVQLDPENGEAWNNIACLHMVKKKNKEAFIAFKEALKLKRDSWQMWENFSHVAANIGNFSQALEAVTKVLDMTNKKRIDIELLERMLQELELRTSTRDSELHALRDSTGSAEAGSNMINADTSTSSDVDLARERETEYLIQSVGKILRQIVQTGGNAEIWGLYARWHKLKGDLAMCSEALLKQVRSYQGSDLWKDKDRFAKFARASLELCKVYQEIARRNGSRRELSAAEMHLKSTIKQAEAFSDTKEYQDILACFDEVKAAQTSSIAVA
- the LOC107799860 gene encoding uncharacterized protein LOC107799860 isoform X1, giving the protein MAEQQHSQLSSLRALELRLLRCSLPPSTPPPPPHQPLSTPYLSHLHTLIEQILELIESGEYTSALSSDAAKSIFSSQPLIHNQLNYSSEKAELFYSEFVPQCVTLFLNKEDGVEKDSVFNSFLSKLYKAVLVMAVAVAALLAFTQSNITGPMMKLPPMPLGAITFGEEELTNASSGWLEWEAWAQKELMSAGSDLRAKFLNLQYITFAKILLMRTKDILSEGSDSGMDGARSISWWLARLLIIQQKLLDDRSSSLFDLLQVFTRESLQHIGSLEKVKDYWASLISEEDVLTIVSMLHLEAGIMELTYGRVDASRVHIESAAATSRLNFSLSGALGFRTVHQAEPKAQLLLVGSVDAGDGSASLGNEFQNKVSTSVENAVPQHPSETHETSDILMTPRFLGDDKSSEDSAQGAQNHSIASMQLKPTQQAVILAQCLSIEKRARGDELQRWEMAPYIEAIDSQKSSLFTLQHLCDILRIRWESTRSRTKQRALLMMDKLVQGICDPSPGATQRMHCCFGVNIPTVPSLRKEYGDLLVSCGLIGEAVKVYEELELWDNLIYCYRLMEKKAAAVELIKAQLSERPCDPRLWCSLGDVTNDDKCYEKAQEVSGNKSARAQRSLARSAYNRGEYQKSKDLWESAMAMNSMYPDGWFALGAAALKARDVEKALDGFTRAVQLDPENGEAWNNIACLHMVKKKNKEAFIAFKEALKLKRDSWQMWENFSHVAANIGNFSQALEAVTKVLDMTNKKRIDIELLERMLQELELRTSTRDSELHALRDSTGSAEAGSNMINADTSTSSDVDLARERETEYLIQSVGKILRQIVQTGGNAEIWGLYARWHKLKGDLAMCSEALLKQVRSYQGSDLWKDKDRFAKFARASLELCKVYQEIARRNGSRRELSAAEMHLKSTIKQAEAFSDTKEYQDILACFDEVKAAQTSSIAVA